From one Triticum urartu cultivar G1812 chromosome 3, Tu2.1, whole genome shotgun sequence genomic stretch:
- the LOC125544723 gene encoding proteasome subunit alpha type-2 produces the protein MGDSQYSFSLTTFSPSGKLVQIEHALTAVGSGQTSLGIKAANGVVIATEKKLPSILVDETSVQKIQSLTPNIGVVYSGMGPDFRVLVRKSRKQAQQYYRLYKETIPVTQLVRETAAVMQEFTQSGGVRPFGVSLLIAGYDDNGPQLYQVDPSGSYFSWKASAMGKNVSNAKTFLEKRYTEDMELDDAIHTAILTLKEGYEGQISANNIEIGVIRADREFKVLTPAEIKDFLEEVE, from the exons ATGGGCGACAGCCAGTACTCCTTCTCCCTCACCACCTTCAG CCCGTCGGGGAAGCTGGTGCAGATCGAGCACGCGCTCACGGCCGTCGGATCGGGCCAAACCTCGCTTGGCATCAAAG CTGCCAATGGCGTAGTTATCGCCACCGAGAAGAAATTGCCTTCTATTTTAGTGGACGAAACATCT GTGCAGAAGATTCAGTCACTGACTCCAAATATTGGAGTTGTCTACAG TGGGATGGGTCCAGATTTCCGCGTTCTTGTCAGAAAAAGTCGGAAGCAGGCACAGCAGTATTATCGGTTGTACAAG GAAACCATCCCGGTGACCCAGCTTGTCCGAGAGACTGCTGCTGTTATGCAGGAGTTCACACAATCTGG TGGTGTAAGACCATTTGGTGTATCACTGTTGATTGCTGGGTATGATGACAATGGTCCGCAGTTGTATCAG GTTGACCCATCAGGATCTTACTTCTCCTGGAAAGCATCAGCGATGGGGAAAAATGTGTCAAATGCAAAGACATTTCTTGAGAAAAG ATACACCGAAGATATGGAGCTTGATGATGCCATTCATACTGCAATTTTGACTCTGAAAGAAGG ATATGAAGGTCAAATCTCTGCCAACAACATTGAAATTGGAGTTATCCGGGCTGACCGTGAATTCAA AGTTTTAACTCCAGCAGAGATCAAGGATTTCTTGGAAGAGGTGGAGTAA